The following are encoded together in the Roseobacter denitrificans OCh 114 genome:
- the miaB gene encoding tRNA (N6-isopentenyl adenosine(37)-C2)-methylthiotransferase MiaB — MTAPKKLFIKTYGCQMNVYDSERMSEALVAEGYVETKTAEDADMILLNTCHIREKAAEKVYSELGRLKSLKADNPDLKLGVAGCVAQAEGEEIMRRQPAVDLVVGPQSYHRLPQMEARLREGHKALDTDFPPEDKFEELKARPKARRAPSAFLTVQEGCDKFCAFCVVPYTRGAEVSRPVTRVLDEARDLVERGVREITLLGQNVNAYHGAGADGNEKTLAQLIWALNDIDGLERIRFTTSHPNDMQDDLIEAHRDCPKLMPYLHLPVQSGSDRILKRMNRKHTADSYLRLIERIRVGRPDILLSGDFIVGFPEETEADFQATLDLIEAVNYGYAYSFKYSTRPGTPAAERAQVDPVEADERLQRIQALITRQQQDIQQSMVGRDVSVLIEKPGRFEGQMVGKSEYLHAVHVDQCSAQIGDILPVRIVEAKRNSLAAVTLA, encoded by the coding sequence ATGACAGCGCCCAAGAAGCTTTTCATTAAGACATACGGCTGCCAGATGAATGTCTATGACAGCGAACGCATGTCCGAGGCTCTGGTCGCGGAAGGGTATGTTGAGACGAAAACCGCAGAAGACGCGGATATGATCCTGCTCAACACCTGCCACATCCGCGAAAAGGCGGCGGAAAAGGTTTACTCCGAACTAGGCCGTCTAAAATCGCTCAAGGCCGATAACCCTGATCTGAAGCTTGGCGTCGCGGGATGCGTCGCACAGGCCGAAGGGGAAGAGATCATGCGCCGCCAGCCGGCGGTGGATCTGGTTGTGGGGCCGCAGTCCTACCACCGCTTGCCACAGATGGAAGCGCGCCTGCGCGAGGGCCACAAGGCGCTCGACACCGACTTTCCACCCGAGGACAAATTCGAAGAGCTCAAGGCGCGCCCCAAAGCGCGGCGCGCCCCGTCAGCGTTTTTGACCGTGCAGGAAGGCTGCGACAAATTCTGCGCCTTTTGTGTGGTGCCTTACACGCGGGGTGCTGAGGTCAGCCGCCCTGTCACGCGCGTGCTGGACGAGGCCCGCGATCTGGTGGAGCGTGGCGTGCGCGAAATCACCCTGCTGGGGCAGAATGTAAACGCCTATCACGGCGCGGGTGCGGACGGTAACGAAAAGACGCTGGCGCAATTGATCTGGGCGCTCAATGACATCGACGGGTTGGAACGCATCCGCTTTACCACCTCGCACCCCAACGACATGCAGGATGATCTGATCGAGGCGCACCGCGATTGCCCGAAACTGATGCCCTATCTGCATCTGCCGGTGCAATCGGGGTCTGATCGGATCCTCAAGCGCATGAACCGCAAGCACACGGCCGACAGCTATCTGCGCCTGATCGAACGTATTCGCGTCGGACGGCCTGATATCCTGCTCTCCGGGGATTTTATCGTCGGCTTTCCCGAAGAAACAGAAGCGGATTTTCAAGCCACGCTCGATCTGATCGAGGCGGTAAATTACGGCTATGCCTATTCGTTCAAATATTCCACACGGCCCGGCACGCCCGCCGCGGAGCGCGCGCAGGTCGACCCCGTCGAAGCGGATGAGCGGTTGCAGCGCATACAAGCGCTGATCACGCGCCAGCAGCAGGATATCCAGCAGTCCATGGTCGGGCGTGACGTCAGCGTTCTGATTGAAAAGCCGGGCCGTTTCGAGGGTCAGATGGTGGGAAAATCCGAATATCTGCACGCGGTCCATGTGGATCAATGCAGCGCGCAGATCGGCGACATTTTACCCGTGCGCATTGTCGAGGCGAAACGCAACTCGCTTGCCGCGGTGACGCTTGCCTGA
- the ybeY gene encoding rRNA maturation RNase YbeY translates to MDIDILIEDDRWAAMDLDVLVRDVLRAISDTLTLDLAAAEVSYLACDDARIALLNADFREKATATNVLSWPAADLAPVVAGAVPTTPTVDVTGALTLGDVAIAYETCEREAADLGKPLAEHVTHLIVHGTLHLLGYDHIRDSDAALMQGVEAKILGKMGFDDPYMV, encoded by the coding sequence ATGGATATTGATATTCTGATCGAAGATGACCGCTGGGCAGCCATGGATCTTGATGTGCTGGTTCGGGATGTGCTGCGCGCCATATCTGATACCCTGACCCTTGATCTTGCGGCTGCGGAGGTTTCGTATCTGGCCTGCGATGATGCGCGTATCGCACTTCTGAACGCCGATTTTCGCGAAAAGGCGACGGCGACAAATGTGCTGAGCTGGCCCGCCGCTGATCTGGCACCGGTGGTCGCCGGTGCTGTGCCCACCACGCCGACGGTGGATGTGACGGGTGCGCTCACCTTGGGTGATGTGGCGATTGCCTATGAGACATGTGAGCGTGAAGCCGCCGATCTGGGCAAGCCGCTTGCGGAGCATGTAACGCATCTGATCGTTCATGGAACGTTACATTTATTGGGGTATGATCATATACGGGACTCAGATGCCGCGCTTATGCAGGGCGTTGAGGCTAAAATACTTGGCAAAATGGGGTTTGATGACCCATATATGGTGTAG
- a CDS encoding PhoH family protein, with amino-acid sequence MPPDDPSATDVLTAAPGGTVEFPDNRLLIDLCGPYDANLAQVEKALGVQIVRRGNQLAVVGSHDASTDAMRVLHALYARLESGRAVEAGDVDRELRMGPFEEVAAPEDGHQLEMPIGNRIEIQTRKKRVEPRTDAQKAYVQSLFENELAFGIGPAGTGKTYLAVAVGVSMFLSGQVDKIILSRPAVEAGERLGFLPGDMKDKVDPYMQPLYDALGDFLPGKQLSRLIEEKQIEIAPLAFMRGRTLSNAFVVLDEAQNATTMQMKMFLTRLGEGSRMVITGDRTQIDLPRGTASGLADAERLLKAIPKISFNYFTSKDVVRHPLVAAIIEAYEADPTPKA; translated from the coding sequence TTGCCGCCCGATGACCCAAGCGCGACTGATGTTTTGACCGCCGCACCCGGTGGCACAGTTGAATTCCCCGATAATCGTCTGCTGATCGACTTGTGCGGGCCCTATGACGCAAACCTCGCGCAGGTGGAAAAGGCGTTGGGCGTGCAGATTGTGCGGCGTGGCAATCAGCTGGCCGTTGTGGGCAGCCATGATGCTTCTACGGATGCGATGCGCGTGTTGCATGCGCTTTATGCCCGGCTGGAAAGCGGGCGCGCTGTCGAGGCGGGCGATGTGGACCGCGAATTGCGCATGGGCCCCTTCGAGGAAGTCGCGGCGCCCGAGGACGGGCACCAGCTGGAGATGCCCATCGGAAACCGCATCGAGATCCAGACCCGCAAGAAACGGGTGGAACCTCGGACCGATGCGCAGAAAGCCTATGTGCAGTCGCTGTTTGAAAACGAACTGGCCTTTGGCATTGGTCCGGCGGGGACGGGCAAGACATATCTTGCCGTTGCGGTCGGGGTGTCGATGTTTTTGTCGGGGCAGGTGGATAAGATTATCCTGTCACGCCCTGCCGTTGAGGCGGGGGAGCGGCTGGGGTTTCTGCCCGGTGACATGAAAGACAAGGTCGATCCTTACATGCAGCCGCTTTACGATGCGTTGGGCGATTTTCTGCCCGGCAAACAGCTGTCCCGCCTGATCGAGGAAAAGCAGATCGAGATCGCACCGCTGGCCTTTATGCGCGGGCGGACGTTGTCGAATGCCTTTGTAGTGCTGGATGAGGCGCAAAATGCGACCACCATGCAGATGAAGATGTTCCTGACCCGCCTTGGCGAGGGGTCGCGCATGGTGATCACAGGGGACCGCACGCAGATTGATTTGCCGCGCGGCACAGCGTCGGGACTGGCGGATGCGGAGCGGTTGCTGAAAGCGATCCCCAAGATCAGTTTCAACTACTTCACTTCAAAAGACGTGGTGCGCCATCCGCTGGTGGCTGCGATCATCGAAGCCTATGAGGCTGACCCGACGCCCAAGGCGTGA